In the genome of Fusarium poae strain DAOMC 252244 chromosome 1, whole genome shotgun sequence, the window CTCGTCAACCTTAGCGATCAACAACCGTAGACATGTGGGGTTGGTTCGGTGGCGCCGCGGCCCAGAAGCGCAAGGATACTCCCAAGAATGCGATCCTCGGTCTGCGAGCGCAGCTTGATATGCTGCAGAAGCGCGAGAGACATCTCCAGAACCAGATAGATGAGCAGGATGGTATCGCACGCAAGAACGTGAGCACAAACAAGAATGGTATGCGTTTATCTCAACGGGCAAGAGAATGCGGGGCAGAGATGCTGATCTAGATGATAGCGGCCAAGGCGGCCTTGAGGCGCAAGAAGACACATGAGCACTCGCTCGACCAAACCGTTTCGCAAATTGGTACTTTGGAGCAGCAGATCAACGCCATCGAGTCggccaacatcaacaaggaGACACTGGCCGCCATGAGCGACGCCAACGCGGCAATGAAACATATTCACAAGGGTCTTACAGCGGATAAGGTGGACGCCATAATGTACGTGCTCGTTTTGTTTCTTGAAACTTCTTTTGGAAGCTGTGAATCTTGCTAATACCGCGTTACAGGGACGAGTTGCGAGAGCAAAACGCCATGAGCGACGAGATTGTCAACGCCATTACCCAAACCCCAATGGGCGACGCCATCGATGACGATGAGTTGGAGAACGAGCTGGATGAGCTACAACAGGAGCAGCTTGATGAGCAGATGCTCAAGACAGGCACCGTCCCTGTGTCGGATGCCGTGCATAAACTGCCCACGCCAGCTTCTGCAGAGCGTATGTATCCCGGTCATGTTGTAATTCTTCGAGAGACTAACGTGTTTTAGCTGTATCAAGCAAGAAGCAGGCTGTGGAGGAGGACGATGAGGAAGCTGAGCTTCGGAAACTACAGGCCGAGATGGCCATGTGAGGCTACCACTAGAGGATCGTGATGATTGCATAGCATTTAGTTGGTTGGAACCAAGGGTGAAACTACACTACCGGTAGCGTCTTTGTCCCAGACAAGAGACGGCTGGTCGGTGGTATTCTGAGTTTCCCATGCCCTGACGGATTTGTTGTTCTATTGTGGGTGTTATGTCGGCGTCGGCGTCTGCGGCTGTTGTTGACCCTTTTCGTTTAAGAAACCATTTCCATCTTTTGCCTAGGAATTTGGCTTTGGCATTGCTGTTGAACTTACAAAAGACATTGTTCATGATGATACGACCGAGACGTATGCATCGAGAGCTTTGTCTATGTCGTGGTTAACAAGCCTGCTTTAAGGGAGAGTTTAGATCTTCAGTGTGAATATATCCAGTCAAGTTTGAAAGTAAAGTGTTTCAAGGAAAGACACAAATGTTTGAGTACTTTAAGGAAAGATAGGCCATTGGCCATTTCAAACAGAGTCAATGAATGCTACACCGACCGTTCCAGAAGCAAGTCTTTAGCATGGTGAGGGATGGGACATGTGCATCGGAAATGATAGTAATGCTTGAATGCTTTGGTTAGTAAGACCTGAAGCGGACCAAGAGGAGGTGGGTCAAATCACTTAGAAGCTGAACGACTGAAACAAGGGCGGATTCTTTGGTCAGCCTCAACCCTGGTCTTGATTCCTCGCAACGAACCGAGATGTACAACTATATTGAACACGAAGTGACGCTAGATAAGTAGGTATATGTCTCTCTTCAGCCGACCTGTATGTGACCGTTTCAAAAAGAATTCGATGAGAGAAGTTCAGAAAGACCGGCTAACTGATTCCGAAACTAGCCAAGACCGGGATTACTGTATAGAGAGTAGAGTAATCACATCCTCCATCAACATTAACGTCAACCTGATCAATAAAGGTTGTCGATCTGCAATAGATGGCTTATACTACGTGCTGGGTATGTATGTAGGTCTGGCCTTGATCGAGGCTATAATCAGACCGTAATTGGACAGAGACAGTCTCACGTGATCAGTCACCATGTTTCCAGTTGGCTGGTTGGCTGTCCGTTGCTGACACCCAAAAGGACCCTCCCGCGTCTATCGGCGGTTCGGGAAACATCAACCAGTCATGTCACCACCTCTAACCGCCGCAACAAACATTATGGCCGTGGGGTCGAGTTTCGTATTGACCGATATGTCTTTCCAGTCAAAAAATAGCTCCTCGTGCAGCTTCTTTCGGATCCAGCCTTTTCCCTAATGACGCAGAGAGGATTCAAGAGGCCCGCTCCGGCGGCTCCACGACATCTGAGGAGCCCCGGAGCTGAATAGAAGGCTTGATCTTGCAGGACTTGCAGCGTCCCAACTTGGCTAGCAAGCGCTGGACTTTCTTTGCTGGTCTCACTGTCTCTTTGTCTAGGCCATGATGAGCTCTCGGGCGTGCTGTAGTAAAAAAAGACGGCGGCTGCTGAGAATGCAGTCTTCATATGTCCCCTTGTTCCCTACCTTATCCGTTCGATGTGACTGTGTTTCGCATTtcccttttctcttttcctctGTCATCTGTGATAGCTCGTACCAATTCACGCCTAATACCTCTttggtctttttcttttctttgttctaTCGTCACGACTGCTCATGAATACACTTCGTTGAGATGCTGGTCATCTCCTTTAATAGATACCCTTATTTATAGGTGAGTACTTTATTCAAGGTATGTAGTTCCGACCCAGGACTGATCTTTGAATCTTCAGATGTTTCGTTGTAGAATGGCCAACCGGCCATTTTCCTTCGTGCCTTCATGGTTGATATTTTGTGTTACCACCGTACTGGCGGCAACTAATATTCAAAACGAATTCTCCAGCTTCGTCCCCAGTTGTGCTGCCGAGTGTTTCGCTTCTTTCTTGAACATCAACTATGTCCTCGATACCTGCACAGGGAGACCGCTACTGGACTGTCTATGTCCTCGAAGAGGTGCATTGGGTTTCACTCTAGGTGAAGGTGCAATGCAATGTATATCAGCTGAACGATCCATTGGATTCTGTTCGACAGTTGAAGCGAGTGGTATGTCTTCTTTATCGCTTAGAACTCTACAAGAGTCACTTACACAAACCCAGAACGAGTCGTTGAGCGCGCGTATGCTATCTGTAATGGGAGACCGAATGCAGCACGCCCAACACATCTCACAATCACGGCAACGTTGGTTTTGGATCCTTCAGGAAGAGGAGTTGTAACTTTCCCTCCTGTGATCACATCGACTACTGCATTAAGCCTGGAGACCTCGAGTACTACACAGTCGCTACCAACAACCTTGGTGATTGATACATCATCGCCTCCTGTAATTCCAAGGCCAACGACGAGAACAAAGATTCGATCGACAACCAAGGAAGATGTCTCTACCGACTCACTAGACGAAACTACTTCTGCTACGGATATTATTTCGATTAGCGAGCCGCCGTTCACCAGATCTACAACTTTCGAAACCACAAAGTCTTCTTCCACTATCACTTCAGAGACCGAGACCACCACAGAGGTATCGGGCGGCGCTGGCGGTACgagcaaagacgatgagagTGACGATTCCGACAATCTCTCCACAGAGCAGATCGCTGGTATATCAGTAGGAGTTCTTGCCGCTGTTGGAGTGGCAGTGGGGGCTATTGTTCTGGCAAGATACTGTCGGCGAAGAAAGTATCCTCATATCAAGACTGGCTTTCTTCCTATGAGGGATACATGGGGTTATAAAGCAGATCGATCTGACAATGGCGGACACAACTCTTGGATGGTTCACCAACTTCGTCCCGATTTGGACCCTGGAACTCAAGCACCGCCACCTCCTGTGTACAACAGAGCGAATTCCAGGCCAGAGAATATTGGTGTTGCGTTATCGCCCCCTTCTTCGAACCGAAACACGGTGAATTCTTCTCCCCTCAGAAGACTATCGAAATTACTCCCTTCAAAGCCAACCTTGCCGCACACATCTTCTGAACCCACTAGCGAAAAGCCCCTACCTCCTATCAAGCCAGAATTGGAAGAGAATGGACAACCAGATCGAGGGGCGAGCCCTCAACTTCCGCAGCCAGCACTAACTGCTGCCGCTGTTGCTGCTTCACCACCTAGATCCCGACCAATGCCACCAAAGCTGCATATTCCTCCGGCTGAGATACCTGCGGGAGGAGCTCTGGGAACAAACAACCGTGAAAGCAACGTAACCGAGTTCGAAGAGGACCGTACGTCAATGTCTCCTAACAATGTCAATACACAGGTCTGGAGACCCCCACCAACGACTCCTCTATCAGCTACCACCTACTATGTTGCTGATCAGTACGGTAACTGGATTCTTGGTAATCCAAAACGTGCCTCTGTGATAGCGCGAGGGTCACAGGATTCCAATGGATATCAGGGAGGCGCCCTAAAGCCAGTATCAAAAGATGATAACAGCGCTCTTGGCAACATGGGACAAGCCAGTGCCCGAACACTTGCTCCTCCAGCAGAGATTGTTCCTGCAAATGCCCAGAACAAGCCGTACGGACCGCGCTCACAGTACTCTTcacccttcttctcatcacaATCTCACCCGCCACGCAGTGCTTCTTCTCGTCGCTCGCTTACCAGGCCATTGGCTCGCCCACGTGAAGATTCCAATAGTAGTAGTGCCACAACCATTACTACATCAACCGAGTCTTCTACGAGCATCCCATCCGTGACACTTGAGCAGCAAGTCAGCCTCTCTCCCGTTGCCGAGTCTCCTCAATCTGTGCGAGCtcgccagcagcagcaacaacagcagcctcAGATACCGCCCCGAGATCCTCGGCGGGCGAGCCAGATGGGCAACCCGGGTGATAATGTCCATGCAAGATTGGCCCCTCCTTCGCGGCAGATATTCTACAGTCCTCCTGGTCAGCCAAGTCCAACCTTGGGTATGATGCAACCCCCTTCTGCATACAACTCTGCACGACAGCAGCCGGGTCCCCAGGACACTCAAACTATCTCGAATACAGGACTCGAGACAACTTCTCCAACAATGCGTATCGTTGAACCATCTCCTGAGCCAGAGGATACCACCGCAGAGCTACCCGCTGTCAACCCAGACCAGATTCGGGCCTCTCCCTTTTACTTCAACCCGCCGTACCCTCAACCTCTCCAAGCTCGTCAACAGCCACAATCACAACACCGTCGTTCTGCTTCAGGATCTCAACCTCAAACATACCGACCTTATCAAAGGCCCCCTTCTTTTCAACCATCTCCCCGTGAGCAACAAGCAGCTTGGCAGCCTATCCAGCGCCTGCACTCTCATCACCACCCCCAACAACGTCACCaacatcagcagcagcaggggCAGCACAACGTGTGGCATCCCACACACCGAAACCCTCAATCGTACCAATCTTCCCAACAGCAACCTCTGCAACCATACCAGCGTCCACCGCATTCAAACATCTACCTACAACAACCTCATATGTACGAATCATTCCAAACACGACAAAATCAACAGCCCCAACCCCAAAGACAAGGAGGCTACCAATCATTTCAACCGTATTCTGCACCACAACAGACCCAAATCCATCCTTCGCAGTATCAAAACTACCGTCCTCCTCACCCAACAACCACGCCACTTGCACACTCTGGGAGCCAGGATTCACTTCTTTCCAAGCGTGTCGGTTCGGATCGCGCTGCTGATATGACAATCGGCATAGATCCCGCCAGTAAATCAAAGTGGAATCGTGACGACCAAAACAAGACACCTCCAAGCTATCCTATGTCACCTCATTGGAAGCCAACATTAACGCCTACGCGACGAGGAGACGACCTAGTTCTGAATGTGCAGTAAGAAAGGAATCTTTCGCATATACCAACACATGACTCACCATTTTCTTTATCTTATGAAGCTAAAATAAATTCCCTCTTGTATAATAGTATTGAAATTTCGGAGACATAATGAGCATTAGCCATAGACTGGGAGAAAAAGGCAACAAGACTGCACACAGGTTATTAGGGCAGACATACTTGTATACACTACACTACCTTAGACGTTCATTCTAATTTTACTAGGTTATCCTATACCAACTTCTGTGCTCTCAATTTGCCTCAGACATCCTTCCGGGAGCTGCTTGCCGCCGCTTGATTCTCAACTTTGTCCTCCTCTTTGATCACTTGACCCATCACGCAGTCCCTTTCAGCAAACTGTCGTGGCTGCTGAGATGACTCGCTTGTTGTCCCGATAGGATCAAACGTATCCAACTCTAGGTCATGGAAAGTTTGTTCACTGCTTCTGCTTTGGTTGCTGCGTCGCAGGCGGCTTCCATGTCTTCTCAAACTTCCTCGCCTGAAAAATCCCTGGGCATTCTGTCGCATATCGTCAACATGGGTTTCTAAAGCAGCATCCAAAGCCTCCAGTCCATGATCTAGTGTTTCACGGTTGATATGTACACCTGAATCTATGAGCCTGTTTCTCCTTCGAATGTCTTCCCATCTTGTCAAGTTCCCCATTTCGAGAACATTCATCCGACGGTTTTTGCCCATTGGGTTGCCCGTCATTGCAGGTCTCCAAGCGTGATCCTCCTCTATTAAAGCACGTATGTCGTTGGGCATAGTGGCCCGGCGTTTGGAAGATTGTCGCCGAGCCTGAGTCAGCTTCTCCATCTCTTCGGACTTTGATCGAGGTATGATGAGTACATTCTTGAACCTGATGAGTACGAGTAGTAACAGGACAGTCAACAAGAAGAGGATGCCCGCAACGACGGTTGTTGCGACTTGTTGCCCAAGCTTTCGGGTCACATGACCGCCTAGAGCAGTTGAGCCTGCTGCTAGGATATATGAGAGGGAGTGTATTACAGCAAAACCTGCAGTTATTCTTGGAAAAGACGAGTAGTTGGTCCTCCGATGGTCTTGGCCCGATAGATCACGGTGGTGACCAATCATGCCTGGAGATAGGTCTGACGTATCGAACGTTTCCATGATGAGGCCATTGCATTCAGAAATTGCAAGACACGACAAGAAGCCCATACATAGAGCAAAGAAAGCTGGCACAATAGAACTGATCGGTGGACCAGAAGAGACTGCAGCATAACAGGCAGCACCGATGGGCAAAGATATCGTGAAGATGGCTCGTCGGATGAGATGCGATGACCATGCAACCTTTTTGCCGATAGTCTCTCGATTTGACTTGCCTTCTCGACGGCGAGACCTCGAGAAAATACTGGCCTTTTGAAAAGGGATTGCAAGCAGAGCGCCGACAGCCACGGCGACGACATGGAGACCTACGTATGGTGATCGCAAGCGGTAGAACCGAGAAACAAGTGAGCCCATCAAGATGATGACAAGGACAATCTGCGCATATATCCAGGAGACGTAAATCGCCATGACGGCAAAACCTGGTTGCTCAAGCATCTCCAGGGATAAGCGAACCCCATGATATGCCTCCTGACCCCACCACTTGGGACCTGTCTTGACTCGATGCATCATGACTTCTCCTCGGGCTAAACGGCGTGAAATGCTCCCTCCGGTTCGGACTTCTGCAATGGATCTTCGGAATGCAGACCTTCGTACTTCAGGGCATATTACATTTAGGATCAACACCACGGCAATCAATATGATGCTGACATAGAATCCCCAGGCCGGGGGATGCCTGTCAATAATGGCGGCACCGATGAGAAATCCAACACCGAGGGATCCGATCCAACACCAGGTCCAGATTCCAAGCCAAATACCCATACCACCCCCATGTCTCCTCGCGTCAAACTGGTCAACGATCTCTTGATGGGGGTGTCTACACATCAGGGATGCCCCAAACAGGTCTGTCAGAACTGAGTGAAAGTTCATGCTGGCAAACCCCAATGAGCCACCCATTAGCGTACGACAGACCAAAAGCATAGCCCGCCAGTAGGTCGTGTTGGTCAATCTTTGATTACTGACAGCGATGGCTTGGGGGAAAAGTAAAGGCATTGCAATGATGAGGCTGGACATGATGTATGGTTTTCGACCGTGAAGTAGAGGCAATGGCCAGAAAAAGAACGAAGGCAAAGCGAGAGCCAAGAAACAGCCAGTGTTGCCATGAACAGCAACATGCGATTGATCCACGATATAGTATTGGATTGAAGGCACCAGACCCGTATAGATTCCAAGGAGTACCCCAATGAGGGCTGTACTCAAGCAAGCGATAGAAGCAACAGAACGCTTCCGAACAGGTGACCAGTCTCTCGCAATTGGCTGCCTTATGTATGACTTTGGAAGATTAAATCCGCGTGTATCACGTAGACTGACATGTGATCTCTTTCGTAGGTTAATCCCATGTTCATAGTGTAACCTCCTACCAGAAATGCCGTGATCTGGCAGGGCATCCTGTCCGGTTCCGCTTCCAACGCCCGATGGGAGGCTGATGGATGAAGCACACTTTTGAATTTTGTGTTCAGTGTCTTGTCTCTTGGCGTCAGGTTTGAGAGAAATAACAGTGTTGAGGAGATCCTCTAGTGTAATAGATTTGCGTTTGGGTCCTGTCTTTGCTGCGTTACTGGGTGACCGAGATGAAATACTACGCGGTGTTTGCCTTGAGAAGCTTTCCTCGCGCGTACGGTCGATGTGGGTTCTTGACCGAAGCTCCTGATACGTTCCCGAATAACTCTCGACGATATCAGCTAAGCGTGGACGCATCGGAACGGCTGTGTAAGTGGCAGCACGTCTATATTGTGGCTTCCCATGGCGGTTTTGACTATCTTCGTATTCTGTAACCACTTCGGTGTTTTCTTGGGTGGCAGGGGATGTGTTCGGCTCAGCAAGCAGATCGAATTGCCCTACTTCGGAAAGAGGACTTTGGTCGTCGTGAATCGCAGTCTCTGACCGGTCTGCTGCCTCTAATGCAAGTGAGAGGGCCTCGTCAACAAGCCTTTCGAGATCACTGAAAGTACGGTCGAACAAAAGGCCATCAGCACGATGATCTGGCTCACCAGGTAAGGGAGACCAAGATGATAGCTTATGCGGAACTTGACTGCTCGGCAGTACGGGTTCAGACGGACGTCTATCATCAGCTCTAACCAACTTTGTTCGAAATAATATCCCTGGAAGCATGGGATCGAGAGATCCGCTTAGCTGTGACAAACGTTTTAGCCAGTTGGTTTTCCATAAATAATTCATCATCGACCCCAAAGATCGGCTTCGGCCTGATGGTTGCGCATATACGATCGGCGGTTCACAGTCTTCAACTGATGAGGATATTTGCGCATCCGAGTCGCGGAGATTATCGTGGCAGTCGTGCGGATTGTCCAGCTGGACTTCTGGTATTCCGACAATGAGTGATTGGTTTTCAGCGCATACTCCTGTTTTAGCTTCCTGGCTACCAGGACTTATGGAGGCTGGTTGAGTGTTAGAACATGAGCAAAATGGATCTCCAGCATGGTCACAGAAGTAATCCAACTGACTAGATCTTCTGTGGAGTCGAGTCTCATCATCCTTAGGAGAATGTCGAGAAAGAATGGGCCGAAAATTCCAAGATGGGAGCCCGTCAGCATGACCTTGAGTGTCTGTGTGAGGGACTGGTTGTTCTTGATCCTCTTGGTTCAAGTCTTCCACCAGAAGAGTGCCAGATTTCTAATCCTCGTCTGAGTTGACATTGCCTACGTCAAGTGGTGTTTGGTTTGGCAATGGTTGGATTCGTGTCTCATCCTGTAATCCTATACGCACACTATCCGTGGCAGTTTCATTTTTAGATGAAGAGGGCTTGTGGTGTGTAAGACCAGATAAAGGGCTGAGCACCTCGATCGATGTCGTACTCGACATACCCAAGATAGGTTTCGAGAAGATCGAAGTAGATTGTTCTTTAATAGCAATAGTGCTGTCGATCTGGGATGGTTTGTGAAGTAGTTGTTGAGATGTGATACGTTCCCCCTTATCCTGCTTTCTTGGAATGTCCACGGATGGCCGTCCACTGGGAGGAGGCGTGTGATCGAAATCGTCGACTCTGGCTACGGCTTGTCCTTGAGACTCTCTATGAGGCAGAAGGCCACGAGTGTGGCCAATAATTGTGGAAAACATTGCAGAGTCTTGGATATCGTTTTCGGATGAAGGAAATGTCGATGGCGAGTTGTGAGTAGCAGGGGCGAGATTGCCCGTCGATAAATCAGACCCGCCGTTCTGGAGATCTTGTTCCAACAAAGGTTGCGGAGAAGCGGGATTATCAATAGAAACAGTTTTGGCTAAAGCTTGAATGGCCTGGGTGGATGAAGTGTTAGATCGAGACAAACGAGCATCGGACATGAGGATGTTCCCAACAGTAGGTGCGCGAGAAACAGTATGAATATTGTTTATTGTAGTAAAGGAGGGAAAT includes:
- the SNF7 gene encoding ESCRT-III subunit protein snf7 (BUSCO:52932at5125), which gives rise to MWGWFGGAAAQKRKDTPKNAILGLRAQLDMLQKRERHLQNQIDEQDGIARKNVSTNKNAAKAALRRKKTHEHSLDQTVSQIGTLEQQINAIESANINKETLAAMSDANAAMKHIHKGLTADKVDAIMDELREQNAMSDEIVNAITQTPMGDAIDDDELENELDELQQEQLDEQMLKTGTVPVSDAVHKLPTPASAEPVSSKKQAVEEDDEEAELRKLQAEMAM
- a CDS encoding hypothetical protein (TransMembrane:1 (o183-206i)) → MQCISAERSIGFCSTVEASERVVERAYAICNGRPNAARPTHLTITATLVLDPSGRGVVTFPPVITSTTALSLETSSTTQSLPTTLVIDTSSPPVIPRPTTRTKIRSTTKEDVSTDSLDETTSATDIISISEPPFTRSTTFETTKSSSTITSETETTTEVSGGAGGTSKDDESDDSDNLSTEQIAGISVGVLAAVGVAVGAIVLARYCRRRKYPHIKTGFLPMRDTWGYKADRSDNGGHNSWMVHQLRPDLDPGTQAPPPPVYNRANSRPENIGVALSPPSSNRNTVNSSPLRRLSKLLPSKPTLPHTSSEPTSEKPLPPIKPELEENGQPDRGASPQLPQPALTAAAVAASPPRSRPMPPKLHIPPAEIPAGGALGTNNRESNVTEFEEDRTSMSPNNVNTQVWRPPPTTPLSATTYYVADQYGNWILGNPKRASVIARGSQDSNGYQGGALKPVSKDDNSALGNMGQASARTLAPPAEIVPANAQNKPYGPRSQYSSPFFSSQSHPPRSASSRRSLTRPLARPREDSNSSSATTITTSTESSTSIPSVTLEQQVSLSPVAESPQSVRARQQQQQQQPQIPPRDPRRASQMGNPGDNVHARLAPPSRQIFYSPPGQPSPTLGMMQPPSAYNSARQQPGPQDTQTISNTGLETTSPTMRIVEPSPEPEDTTAELPAVNPDQIRASPFYFNPPYPQPLQARQQPQSQHRRSASGSQPQTYRPYQRPPSFQPSPREQQAAWQPIQRLHSHHHPQQRHQHQQQQGQHNVWHPTHRNPQSYQSSQQQPLQPYQRPPHSNIYLQQPHMYESFQTRQNQQPQPQRQGGYQSFQPYSAPQQTQIHPSQYQNYRPPHPTTTPLAHSGSQDSLLSKRVGSDRAADMTIGIDPASKSKWNRDDQNKTPPSYPMSPHWKPTLTPTRRGDDLVLNVQ
- a CDS encoding hypothetical protein (TransMembrane:12 (i783-812o818-837i849-866o878-897i937-961o967-987i1048-1072o1084-1102i1133-1153o1159-1179i1222-1243o1255-1278i)), encoding MQMPLLHTRYRPLRIIWSPRPFYPAANDTRRLSLLSTREPRRPVRITAQLLRQRLPQWLLKLKELSMNNRVYYNEFSLSTTDSVQVRRLGHLPDLAQPITALLSVGRAFSLHLWCSLVSYRLLITLRGYQNVAEDLAIQALAKTVSIDNPASPQPLLEQDLQNGGSDLSTGNLAPATHNSPSTFPSSENDIQDSAMFSTIIGHTRGLLPHRESQGQAVARVDDFDHTPPPSGRPSVDIPRKQDKGERITSQQLLHKPSQIDSTIAIKEQSTSIFSKPILGMSSTTSIEVLSPLSGLTHHKPSSSKNETATDSVRIGLQDETRIQPLPNQTPLDKSGTLLVEDLNQEDQEQPVPHTDTQGHADGLPSWNFRPILSRHSPKDDETRLHRRSTSISPGSQEAKTGVCAENQSLIVGIPEVQLDNPHDCHDNLRDSDAQISSSVEDCEPPIVYAQPSGRSRSLGSMMNYLWKTNWLKRLSQLSGSLDPMLPGILFRTKLVRADDRRPSEPVLPSSQVPHKLSSWSPLPGEPDHRADGLLFDRTFSDLERLVDEALSLALEAADRSETAIHDDQSPLSEVGQFDLLAEPNTSPATQENTEVVTEYEDSQNRHGKPQYRRAATYTAVPMRPRLADIVESYSGTYQELRSRTHIDRTREESFSRQTPRSISSRSPSNAAKTGPKRKSITLEDLLNTVISLKPDAKRQDTEHKIQKCASSISLPSGVGSGTGQDALPDHGISGRRLHYEHGINLRKRSHVSLRDTRGFNLPKSYIRQPIARDWSPVRKRSVASIACLSTALIGVLLGIYTGLVPSIQYYIVDQSHVAVHGNTGCFLALALPSFFFWPLPLLHGRKPYIMSSLIIAMPLLFPQAIAVSNQRLTNTTYWRAMLLVCRTLMGGSLGFASMNFHSVLTDLFGASLMCRHPHQEIVDQFDARRHGGGMGIWLGIWTWCWIGSLGVGFLIGAAIIDRHPPAWGFYVSIILIAVVLILNVICPEVRRSAFRRSIAEVRTGGSISRRLARGEVMMHRVKTGPKWWGQEAYHGVRLSLEMLEQPGFAVMAIYVSWIYAQIVLVIILMGSLVSRFYRLRSPYVGLHVVAVAVGALLAIPFQKASIFSRSRRREGKSNRETIGKKVAWSSHLIRRAIFTISLPIGAACYAAVSSGPPISSIVPAFFALCMGFLSCLAISECNGLIMETFDTSDLSPGMIGHHRDLSGQDHRRTNYSSFPRITAGFAVIHSLSYILAAGSTALGGHVTRKLGQQVATTVVAGILFLLTVLLLLVLIRFKNVLIIPRSKSEEMEKLTQARRQSSKRRATMPNDIRALIEEDHAWRPAMTGNPMGKNRRMNVLEMGNLTRWEDIRRRNRLIDSGVHINRETLDHGLEALDAALETHVDDMRQNAQGFFRRGSLRRHGSRLRRSNQSRSSEQTFHDLELDTFDPIGTTSESSQQPRQFAERDCVMGQVIKEEDKVENQAAASSSRKDV